A single genomic interval of Sinorhizobium garamanticum harbors:
- a CDS encoding RNA-binding protein, whose amino-acid sequence MITETDADTLPSDKGPKDRSGSTRTCIVSRESGSPDELIRFVAGPDGRVVPDLKRQLPGRGCWIKAERALVEKAVAKKLFARALKADVRADAALADDVDRLLVEQLAGMMNMARKAGQFVSGATKTEQAVRGLAALGVFHAIDAAADGVRKIDQARKAMSFVVENETEIPAFRSFTVAEMEGLLGSNAFIHAAALAGQAGEGVVKRAIMLEKYRGSVPVRAEGGAGKPQQ is encoded by the coding sequence ATGATAACGGAAACCGATGCTGACACCCTGCCTTCGGACAAGGGTCCGAAGGACCGGAGCGGCAGCACCCGGACCTGCATCGTCAGCCGCGAGAGCGGTTCTCCGGACGAGCTGATCCGCTTCGTCGCAGGCCCCGACGGACGCGTCGTGCCGGACCTGAAGCGGCAGCTTCCCGGGCGCGGATGCTGGATCAAGGCGGAGCGGGCGCTCGTCGAGAAGGCGGTGGCGAAGAAGCTCTTCGCCCGTGCCCTCAAGGCCGATGTCAGGGCCGACGCGGCGCTGGCGGACGACGTCGACAGGTTGCTTGTCGAGCAGCTTGCCGGAATGATGAACATGGCGCGTAAGGCCGGCCAGTTCGTCTCCGGGGCGACAAAGACTGAACAGGCGGTGCGTGGTCTCGCGGCGCTTGGCGTCTTCCACGCGATCGATGCGGCTGCCGACGGCGTTCGCAAGATCGATCAGGCTCGCAAGGCGATGAGCTTCGTGGTTGAGAATGAAACGGAAATACCCGCATTCCGCTCCTTCACGGTGGCGGAAATGGAGGGGCTTTTGGGAAGTAATGCTTTTATCCATGCCGCAGCGCTTGCAGGGCAGGCGGGTGAGGGTGTAGTGAAGCGCGCAATCATGCTCGAAAAGTACCGAGGATCTGTCCCGGTCCGGGCCGAAGGCGGCGCTGGCAAGCCACAGCAATGA
- the nusA gene encoding transcription termination factor NusA, translated as MAVSANRLELLQIADAVAREKVIDREIVLAAMADAIQKAARSRYGSESNIRADINSKTGEIRLQRLLEVVEKADDYSTQIPLELARDRNPDAKIGDFIADPLPPMDFGRIAAQSAKQVIVQKVREAERDRQYEEFKDRVGEIVNGTVKRVEYGNVIVDLGRGEGIIRRDEMIPRENMRYGDRVRAFVYDVRREQRGPQIFLSRTHPQFMVKLFTMEVPEIYDGIIQIKSVARDPGSRAKIAVVSNDSSIDPVGACVGMRGSRVQAVVGELQGEKIDIIPWSQDPASFIVNALQPAEVAKVVLDEDAERIEVVVPDEQLSLAIGRRGQNVRLASQLTGWDIDILTEQEESERRQKEFNERTQLFMEALDVDEMVGQVLASEGFAQVEELAYVDLDEISSIEGFDEETATEIQTRAREYLDKIEAEMDAKRKELGVADELRTINGLTSQMLVALGEEGIKTVEDFAGCAADDLVGWTERKDGETKRFEGIFSKFEVTREEAETMIVQARLAAGWITEEDLASEAEEPIEVAEGAEQDA; from the coding sequence ATGGCAGTCAGTGCTAACCGGCTCGAACTTCTGCAGATCGCAGATGCTGTGGCACGCGAAAAGGTGATCGACCGCGAGATCGTTCTGGCCGCAATGGCGGATGCGATCCAGAAGGCGGCTCGCTCGCGTTATGGTTCGGAATCGAACATTCGCGCGGACATCAATTCGAAGACCGGCGAAATCCGTCTGCAGCGCCTTCTGGAAGTGGTCGAGAAGGCGGACGATTATTCGACGCAGATCCCGCTGGAGCTTGCGCGCGATCGTAACCCCGACGCCAAGATCGGCGATTTCATCGCCGATCCGCTGCCGCCGATGGATTTCGGCCGTATCGCCGCGCAGTCGGCCAAGCAGGTGATCGTGCAGAAGGTCCGCGAAGCCGAGCGTGACCGCCAGTACGAAGAATTCAAGGACCGCGTCGGCGAGATCGTCAACGGCACCGTGAAACGTGTCGAATATGGCAACGTCATCGTCGATCTCGGCCGTGGCGAAGGCATCATCCGCCGCGACGAGATGATCCCGCGCGAAAACATGCGCTACGGCGACCGCGTCCGCGCCTTCGTCTACGATGTCCGCCGTGAGCAGCGCGGGCCGCAAATCTTCCTGTCGCGCACACATCCGCAGTTCATGGTCAAGCTCTTCACCATGGAAGTGCCGGAAATCTACGACGGCATCATTCAGATCAAGTCGGTCGCCCGCGATCCGGGCTCGCGCGCCAAGATCGCCGTCGTCTCCAACGACTCGTCGATCGATCCGGTCGGCGCCTGCGTCGGTATGCGCGGCTCCCGCGTCCAGGCCGTCGTCGGCGAGCTTCAGGGCGAGAAGATCGACATCATTCCGTGGTCGCAGGATCCGGCCTCGTTCATCGTCAACGCCCTGCAGCCGGCGGAAGTCGCCAAGGTCGTTCTCGACGAGGATGCGGAGCGTATCGAAGTGGTGGTTCCGGACGAGCAGCTGTCGCTCGCCATCGGCCGCCGCGGCCAGAACGTCCGCCTCGCCTCTCAACTGACCGGCTGGGATATCGATATCCTGACCGAGCAGGAGGAAAGCGAGCGCCGTCAGAAGGAATTCAACGAGCGGACCCAGCTCTTCATGGAAGCGCTCGACGTCGACGAGATGGTCGGCCAGGTGCTCGCCTCCGAAGGCTTTGCACAGGTCGAGGAACTCGCCTATGTTGATCTCGACGAGATCTCGTCGATCGAGGGTTTCGACGAAGAGACCGCGACCGAGATCCAGACCCGCGCCCGCGAATATCTGGACAAGATCGAGGCCGAGATGGACGCCAAGCGCAAGGAACTCGGCGTCGCCGATGAACTGCGCACAATCAATGGGCTGACCAGCCAGATGCTGGTTGCGCTCGGCGAAGAGGGCATCAAGACCGTCGAGGACTTTGCCGGTTGCGCCGCCGACGATCTCGTCGGCTGGACCGAGCGCAAGGACGGTGAGACCAAGCGCTTCGAGGGCATCTTCTCGAAGTTCGAGGTGACCCGTGAAGAGGCCGAGACGATGATCGTCCAGGCCCGCCTGGCCGCCGGCTGGATCACCGAAGAAGATCTGGCAAGCGAGGCGGAAGAACCGATCGAGGTCGCCGAAGGCGCCGAGCAGGACGCCTGA
- the rimP gene encoding ribosome maturation factor RimP encodes MSDKTTAENANEPRLITETGLDQRIADIIEPVLVQMGFRLVRVRMSGQNGLTLQVMTERSDGTMTVEDCEEVSKAISPVLDVEDPIDKAYHLEVSSPGIDRPMVRKSDFVRWQGHLMKCETSVMVEGRKRFRGKILSVDEDGFRLERDQPAYGEEAVVAIPFTALSEARLILTDDLIRDALTADKKAKAARAANENIEDEDSPIE; translated from the coding sequence TTGTCCGATAAGACAACGGCTGAAAACGCAAATGAACCGCGGCTGATCACCGAAACCGGTCTCGATCAGCGCATTGCAGACATCATCGAGCCTGTGCTCGTGCAGATGGGCTTCCGCCTCGTGCGCGTCCGCATGTCCGGCCAAAACGGCTTGACGCTGCAGGTCATGACGGAGCGCAGCGATGGCACCATGACCGTCGAGGATTGCGAAGAGGTCTCCAAGGCCATTTCGCCCGTCCTTGATGTGGAAGATCCGATCGACAAGGCGTATCATCTCGAAGTGTCGTCGCCGGGCATCGACCGCCCGATGGTGCGCAAGTCCGATTTCGTCCGCTGGCAGGGCCATCTGATGAAGTGCGAGACTTCTGTGATGGTCGAAGGTCGCAAGCGGTTTCGTGGCAAGATCTTGTCGGTGGACGAAGACGGCTTCCGTCTCGAGCGGGACCAGCCCGCCTATGGCGAGGAAGCGGTAGTCGCGATCCCGTTCACGGCGCTTTCGGAAGCCCGGTTGATCCTGACCGACGACCTGATCCGCGACGCGTTGACGGCCGACAAGAAGGCGAAGGCCGCGCGCGCCGCCAACGAGAATATCGAAGACGAAGATTCACCTATCGAATAA
- a CDS encoding MFS transporter: protein MSPLAPFKHDTFRIIWIASLASNFGGLIQAVGAAWLMTSISQSVNMVALVQASTALPIMLFSLVSGALADNFDRRRIMLIAQGFMLSVSAILTACAYFGLITPWLLLLFTFLIGCGTALNNPSWQASVGDMVPRDDLPAAVALNSVGFNITRSVGPAIGGAIVAAAGAAAAFAANTLSYFAILFALFRWKREVPESPLPRETLGRAVSAGLRYVAMSPNIGKVLLRGFVFGLSASAILALLPLVARDLVRGGPLTYGIMLGAFGLGAIGGALLSARLRERLSSEAVVRCAFAGFAASAAVTAISTEAWLTSLALTVSGACWVLALALFNTTVQLSTPRWVVGRALSLYQTMTFGGIAGGSWLWGVAAEQYGAANALIGSCLLMLVGAAVGLRFALPEFKSLNLDPLNRFAEPPLELDLKPRSGPIVVMIDYEIHEPDIPEFLTTMAERRRIRIRDGAGHWALMRDLENPTTWTETYHVPTWVEYVRHNQRRTQADAAVGDKLTALHRGTMPPRVHRMIERQTIVPEHYERYKRPVEMH, encoded by the coding sequence ATGTCGCCCCTGGCCCCCTTCAAACACGATACGTTCCGGATCATCTGGATCGCCAGCCTCGCCTCCAATTTCGGCGGATTGATCCAGGCGGTGGGCGCCGCCTGGCTGATGACCTCCATCTCGCAGTCGGTGAACATGGTGGCGCTGGTGCAGGCCTCCACCGCGCTGCCGATCATGCTTTTCTCGCTGGTGTCGGGCGCGCTTGCCGACAATTTCGACCGGCGGCGGATCATGCTCATCGCACAGGGTTTCATGCTCAGCGTCTCGGCCATCTTGACGGCCTGCGCTTATTTCGGCCTGATCACGCCGTGGCTCCTCCTGCTTTTTACCTTCCTGATCGGCTGCGGGACGGCGCTCAACAACCCGTCATGGCAGGCCTCGGTCGGCGACATGGTGCCGCGTGATGACCTGCCGGCGGCGGTGGCGCTGAACAGCGTGGGCTTCAACATCACCCGCAGCGTCGGCCCGGCGATTGGCGGCGCGATCGTTGCGGCCGCGGGCGCCGCCGCAGCCTTCGCAGCCAATACGCTCAGCTATTTCGCGATCCTCTTCGCCCTTTTCCGCTGGAAACGAGAGGTTCCGGAAAGCCCCCTGCCGCGCGAAACGCTTGGGCGGGCGGTTTCGGCCGGGCTTCGCTATGTCGCGATGTCGCCGAACATCGGCAAGGTGCTCTTGCGCGGTTTTGTCTTCGGCCTGTCGGCAAGCGCCATCCTTGCGCTGCTGCCGCTTGTCGCTCGCGATCTCGTCCGCGGCGGCCCGCTCACCTACGGCATCATGCTCGGCGCCTTCGGCCTCGGCGCTATCGGCGGCGCGCTGCTGAGCGCCAGGCTCCGGGAACGCCTGTCGAGCGAGGCGGTCGTGCGCTGCGCGTTCGCCGGCTTTGCCGCAAGTGCCGCGGTCACGGCGATCAGCACCGAGGCGTGGCTGACCTCGCTCGCCCTCACCGTCTCCGGCGCCTGCTGGGTGCTGGCGCTGGCGCTGTTCAACACCACCGTTCAGCTCTCCACCCCGCGCTGGGTGGTCGGGCGGGCACTTTCCCTCTACCAGACCATGACCTTCGGCGGCATTGCCGGCGGCAGCTGGCTGTGGGGCGTTGCTGCCGAGCAATACGGCGCCGCCAACGCACTCATCGGCTCCTGTCTTCTCATGCTCGTCGGAGCGGCCGTGGGCTTACGCTTCGCGCTGCCGGAATTCAAGTCGCTGAACCTGGACCCGCTCAACCGGTTCGCGGAACCGCCGCTCGAGCTCGATCTCAAGCCGCGCAGCGGCCCGATCGTCGTCATGATCGACTACGAGATCCATGAACCCGACATCCCCGAGTTCCTGACGACCATGGCGGAACGCCGCCGCATCCGCATTCGCGACGGCGCGGGACATTGGGCGCTGATGCGCGATCTTGAAAACCCGACAACCTGGACCGAGACCTATCACGTGCCGACCTGGGTGGAATATGTGCGGCACAACCAGCGGCGCACGCAGGCCGATGCGGCCGTCGGCGACAAGCTGACGGCGCTCCATCGCGGTACGATGCCGCCGCGCGTCCACCGGATGATCGAACGGCAGACGATCGTTCCGGAGCACTACGAGCGCTACAAGCGGCCGGTCGAGATGCATTGA
- a CDS encoding lytic murein transglycosylase, whose amino-acid sequence MPGRAEGGTRRARLLATVAALLVFHFPAHAATKADVEAQFQQWLSVDLWPEAQKSGISATSFKAAFADVKLNWDLPDLAPPGFPKAKERKQSQAEFSSPGSYFSEKRLQGLAATGRSLASAHASTLKRIERTYGVPGPIVLAIWGRESGFGRAKIPHPIMDVLATKAFMSTRPELFRRELIAALHILDSGDVREAEMRGSWAGAMGQPQFLPSSFLKYAVDFDGDGRRDIWTSVPDSLASIANYLSQKGWQAGRDWGFEVLIPKGVSCAQEGPDLARPIADWAGMGIGRISGKAFPSAERAAAGMMLVPAGTHGPQFVVTPNFYVIKEYNNSDLYALFIGNLADRIASGGGAFRGEWGDVGNMLRSDVLAMQKALVSKGYDVGKVDGLPGYKTRRSLGDWQAKNGLSATCFPAASLKSQLR is encoded by the coding sequence ATGCCCGGCAGGGCAGAGGGGGGTACGCGCCGCGCGCGCCTGCTCGCAACGGTCGCCGCGCTCCTCGTCTTCCACTTTCCCGCTCATGCCGCTACCAAGGCCGATGTTGAGGCGCAGTTCCAGCAATGGCTTTCGGTGGACCTCTGGCCTGAGGCGCAGAAATCCGGCATCTCCGCGACGTCCTTCAAGGCGGCCTTCGCCGATGTGAAGCTCAATTGGGATCTACCCGACCTTGCGCCTCCGGGCTTCCCTAAGGCGAAGGAGCGCAAGCAGAGCCAGGCGGAGTTTTCATCGCCCGGCTCCTATTTTTCCGAGAAGCGGTTGCAGGGATTGGCGGCAACCGGCCGGAGCCTTGCCTCCGCCCACGCTTCGACCTTGAAGCGTATCGAACGCACCTACGGCGTTCCCGGGCCGATCGTGCTCGCCATCTGGGGCCGGGAATCCGGCTTCGGCCGGGCGAAGATCCCGCACCCGATCATGGACGTTCTGGCGACCAAGGCCTTCATGTCGACGCGGCCCGAACTCTTTCGGCGCGAGCTGATCGCCGCGCTCCACATTCTCGACAGCGGCGATGTGCGCGAGGCGGAGATGCGCGGTTCCTGGGCCGGCGCCATGGGCCAGCCGCAGTTCCTGCCGTCGAGTTTTCTGAAATATGCCGTGGATTTCGACGGCGATGGACGCCGCGACATCTGGACTTCGGTTCCGGACAGTCTGGCTTCGATCGCCAATTATCTCTCGCAAAAAGGCTGGCAAGCTGGCCGCGACTGGGGCTTTGAAGTCCTGATCCCCAAAGGTGTTTCCTGTGCTCAGGAAGGCCCGGATCTCGCCCGCCCGATCGCCGACTGGGCCGGCATGGGGATCGGGCGCATCTCCGGCAAGGCCTTTCCGTCGGCCGAGCGCGCAGCGGCCGGCATGATGCTGGTGCCGGCAGGCACCCATGGACCGCAGTTCGTCGTCACGCCGAATTTCTACGTGATCAAGGAATACAACAATTCGGATCTCTACGCGCTTTTCATCGGCAATCTGGCCGATCGTATCGCTTCCGGCGGCGGCGCCTTCCGGGGAGAGTGGGGCGATGTCGGAAACATGCTGCGTTCCGACGTGCTGGCGATGCAGAAGGCGCTCGTTTCCAAGGGCTACGACGTCGGCAAGGTCGACGGCCTGCCCGGCTACAAGACGCGCCGTTCCCTCGGCGACTGGCAGGCGAAGAACGGCCTCTCCGCCACCTGCTTCCCGGCGGCCTCGCTGAAATCGCAGCTGCGGTGA
- the recR gene encoding recombination mediator RecR has translation MAKRVTGPEIEKLIQLLAKVPGLGPRSARRAALHLVKKKEQLLGPLAEAMGEAHRKVRICSCCGNVDTIDPCTVCTDERRDQSVIIVVEDVADLWALERAGAMNAAYHVLGGTLSPLDGIGPDDLNIKGLVDRVAKGGVRELIIAVNATVEGQTTAHYITDQLEGIDVKITRLAHGVPVGGELDYLDEGTLAAALRARTTI, from the coding sequence ATGGCAAAGCGAGTCACCGGCCCCGAAATTGAAAAACTCATCCAGCTCCTGGCGAAGGTGCCGGGCCTCGGGCCCCGTTCAGCCCGCCGGGCCGCGCTGCACCTTGTCAAGAAGAAGGAGCAGTTGCTGGGCCCGCTCGCGGAAGCGATGGGCGAGGCGCATCGCAAGGTCCGCATCTGCTCCTGCTGCGGTAATGTCGATACGATCGATCCCTGCACGGTCTGCACGGACGAACGGCGCGACCAGTCCGTGATCATCGTCGTCGAGGATGTCGCGGACCTTTGGGCGCTGGAGCGCGCCGGCGCGATGAATGCCGCCTATCACGTGCTCGGCGGAACGCTGTCGCCGCTCGATGGCATCGGACCGGACGACCTCAACATCAAGGGCTTGGTGGATCGTGTTGCCAAGGGTGGCGTGCGCGAGTTGATCATCGCGGTCAATGCGACGGTCGAGGGGCAGACGACGGCGCATTACATCACCGATCAGCTCGAAGGCATAGATGTCAAAATCACTCGTCTCGCCCATGGCGTTCCGGTTGGCGGCGAGCTTGATTACCTCGATGAAGGCACTTTGGCGGCCGCCTTGCGGGCACGCACGACCATTTGA
- a CDS encoding LysE family translocator, with amino-acid sequence MSIASLLVFAGALVIAAGSPGPSIAALVARVLSKGARDVLPFLAAMWIGEAIWLSFVVAGLAAIAETFHWMFVAIKWAGVAYLLFLAWKMWSAEPDVPGDGLPETRSASKLFFAGLTVTLGNPKIMMFYVALLPSIIDLGSVTFLGWTELVATMFVVLVAIDLGWVMMAAKARQFLRSRRAVRIANRASAGTMAGAAVAIAAR; translated from the coding sequence ATGAGCATTGCGTCGCTGCTTGTCTTTGCAGGAGCGCTGGTGATCGCAGCCGGATCGCCGGGGCCGAGCATCGCGGCGCTTGTCGCCCGCGTGCTTTCGAAGGGCGCGCGGGACGTGCTTCCCTTCCTCGCCGCCATGTGGATCGGCGAGGCGATCTGGCTATCTTTCGTCGTTGCCGGTCTTGCTGCGATCGCCGAGACCTTCCACTGGATGTTCGTCGCGATCAAATGGGCGGGTGTGGCCTATCTTCTGTTCCTCGCCTGGAAGATGTGGTCGGCTGAGCCGGACGTGCCGGGCGACGGGCTGCCGGAAACACGATCGGCGTCGAAGCTCTTCTTCGCCGGGCTTACCGTCACGCTCGGCAATCCCAAGATCATGATGTTCTACGTGGCGCTGCTGCCGTCGATCATCGATCTCGGCTCTGTCACCTTCCTCGGCTGGACGGAACTGGTGGCGACCATGTTCGTCGTGCTCGTCGCGATCGATCTCGGCTGGGTGATGATGGCTGCCAAGGCGCGCCAGTTCCTGAGAAGCCGCCGTGCGGTCCGGATCGCCAACCGCGCCAGCGCCGGCACGATGGCCGGGGCGGCGGTCGCAATCGCCGCGCGGTGA
- a CDS encoding YbaB/EbfC family nucleoid-associated protein → MRDIMSMMGKVKEMQAKMEKLQAEIAALEVDGTSGGGLVTVRLDGKGHMKSLKIDSSLFKEDDVEILEDLIVAAHKDAKDKAEAVQAEKTRELTAGLPIPPGMKLPF, encoded by the coding sequence ATGCGCGACATCATGAGCATGATGGGCAAGGTCAAGGAAATGCAGGCCAAGATGGAGAAGTTGCAGGCGGAGATCGCCGCGCTCGAAGTCGACGGCACATCCGGTGGCGGCCTCGTCACTGTTCGTCTCGACGGCAAGGGCCACATGAAGAGCCTGAAGATCGATTCCTCGCTCTTCAAGGAAGACGATGTCGAGATCCTCGAAGACCTGATCGTTGCCGCGCACAAGGACGCCAAGGACAAGGCGGAAGCCGTGCAGGCGGAAAAGACCCGCGAACTGACCGCTGGCCTGCCGATCCCGCCCGGTATGAAGCTTCCCTTCTGA
- a CDS encoding DNA polymerase III subunit gamma/tau, with protein sequence MSDETSISSEQKPAAYRVLARKYRPKDFSDLMVGQEPMVRTLTNAFETGRIAQAYMLTGVRGVGKTTTARILARALNYKTAEIDKPTIDLRVPGEHCQAIMDGRHVDVIEMDAASHTGIDDIREIIEQVRYRPVSARYKVYIIDEVHMLSTQAFNGLLKTLEEPPEHVKFIFATTEIRKVPITVLSRCQRFDLRRIGASDLVGLFSTILSKEGVPFDPEALAMVARAAEGSARDGLSLLDQAIAHGSGSVELETVRSMLGLADRARIVDLFEHIVKGDVTAALQEFAAQYEAGANPTVVLTDLADFTHLVTRMKYVPDAANDQSLSEIERLRGAEFAGSVAVTALSRIWQMLLKGIPEAESSSRPAGAAEMVLIRLAHAAHLPSPEDAARRLLELTDGEGTAGRPAPRSNGGGNQAQASPSTQARCVEAAPPVQRPSNNGATMLRAVPDAAPQPMSVGRIEERPAPAPAAKPEPKVPVNSISDIVDLCGKNRDIKLKTLVRGFVRLVHIEPGRLDVNLPDDAPKTLLGELAVKLKEWTGIHWVVSYSREPGEPTLVEAEQRAQEQRVNDARQDPDVAAILARFPGARITDVRIRATEQEIEIAAPAAAESEDGDIVPGDDIE encoded by the coding sequence ATGAGCGACGAAACGTCCATTTCATCCGAACAGAAGCCAGCCGCCTACCGTGTTCTGGCGCGTAAATATCGGCCCAAGGACTTCTCCGACCTTATGGTCGGACAGGAGCCGATGGTGCGCACGCTCACCAACGCCTTCGAGACTGGCCGCATCGCGCAGGCCTACATGCTGACGGGCGTGCGCGGCGTCGGCAAGACGACGACGGCCCGTATCCTGGCGCGCGCGCTCAACTACAAGACCGCCGAGATCGACAAGCCGACGATCGACCTGCGTGTGCCGGGCGAGCATTGCCAGGCGATCATGGACGGCCGCCATGTCGACGTGATCGAGATGGACGCCGCGTCGCACACCGGCATCGACGACATCCGCGAGATCATCGAACAGGTGCGTTACCGCCCGGTTTCCGCCCGCTACAAGGTCTATATCATCGACGAAGTACACATGCTCTCGACGCAGGCCTTCAACGGCCTGCTGAAGACGCTCGAGGAGCCGCCGGAGCATGTGAAGTTCATCTTCGCGACGACGGAAATCCGTAAGGTTCCGATCACCGTCCTCTCGCGCTGCCAGCGTTTCGACCTGCGCCGCATCGGCGCGTCGGACCTCGTCGGCCTCTTTTCTACCATCCTCTCCAAGGAAGGCGTGCCTTTCGATCCCGAGGCGCTGGCCATGGTCGCGCGTGCGGCCGAAGGGTCGGCGCGCGACGGTCTATCGCTGCTCGACCAGGCGATCGCCCACGGCAGCGGCTCGGTCGAGCTCGAAACCGTGCGCTCGATGCTCGGACTTGCAGATCGTGCCCGCATCGTCGATCTCTTCGAGCATATCGTCAAAGGCGACGTGACGGCGGCGCTTCAGGAGTTCGCCGCGCAATACGAGGCAGGCGCCAATCCGACGGTCGTGCTGACGGATCTTGCCGACTTCACCCATCTCGTCACCCGGATGAAATATGTTCCCGACGCGGCGAACGACCAGTCGCTGAGCGAGATCGAACGCCTGCGTGGTGCCGAATTCGCCGGCAGCGTCGCGGTGACCGCGCTTTCGCGCATCTGGCAGATGCTTTTGAAGGGCATCCCCGAGGCGGAAAGCTCGTCACGGCCGGCGGGTGCCGCGGAAATGGTGCTGATCAGGCTCGCCCATGCCGCCCATCTGCCGTCGCCGGAAGACGCCGCGCGACGGCTGCTGGAGCTTACCGACGGGGAGGGGACCGCCGGTCGCCCGGCGCCGCGGAGCAATGGCGGCGGAAATCAGGCCCAGGCCAGCCCGTCCACACAAGCGCGTTGCGTCGAAGCAGCGCCGCCCGTTCAGCGCCCATCGAATAACGGCGCAACCATGCTGCGTGCCGTGCCGGATGCCGCGCCTCAGCCGATGAGCGTCGGTCGCATCGAGGAACGGCCAGCGCCAGCCCCGGCCGCGAAGCCGGAGCCGAAGGTTCCGGTCAACTCGATCAGCGATATCGTCGATCTCTGCGGAAAGAACAGGGACATCAAGCTGAAGACGCTGGTGCGCGGCTTCGTGAGACTCGTGCATATCGAGCCTGGCCGGCTCGACGTCAACCTGCCCGATGACGCGCCGAAGACGCTGCTCGGCGAACTCGCCGTCAAGCTCAAGGAATGGACCGGCATTCACTGGGTCGTCAGCTACAGCCGCGAACCGGGCGAGCCAACCCTTGTCGAGGCCGAACAGCGCGCGCAGGAGCAGCGGGTCAACGACGCCCGCCAGGATCCGGACGTCGCGGCAATTCTCGCGCGCTTTCCGGGCGCGCGGATCACCGACGTGCGCATCCGTGCGACGGAGCAGGAAATCGAGATTGCCGCTCCGGCGGCCGCCGAATCGGAAGACGGCGATATCGTCCCCGGCGACGATATCGAATAG
- a CDS encoding HIT domain-containing protein, with product MTTFPLDERLQRDGIPIASIGLCQLRLMNDRRWPWLILIPQRPDVSEIFELTPLDQTMLAFEINIVATALKKVTSADKINIGALGNIVRQLHVHIIARREGDPNWPGPVWGFGKAEPWPTDEQQVFAARILENL from the coding sequence TTGACGACCTTCCCTCTCGACGAGCGACTTCAGCGCGACGGCATCCCGATCGCCTCGATCGGGCTGTGCCAGTTACGGCTGATGAACGACCGCCGTTGGCCGTGGCTGATCCTCATTCCCCAGCGTCCGGACGTTTCCGAGATTTTCGAGCTGACGCCGCTCGATCAGACGATGCTGGCCTTCGAGATCAACATTGTGGCAACCGCGCTCAAAAAGGTCACGTCCGCTGACAAGATCAATATCGGCGCGCTCGGCAATATCGTCCGCCAGCTTCATGTGCATATCATAGCCCGCCGGGAAGGCGATCCGAACTGGCCGGGACCGGTGTGGGGCTTCGGCAAGGCCGAGCCGTGGCCGACCGACGAGCAGCAGGTATTTGCAGCACGTATTCTGGAAAATCTCTGA
- the nudC gene encoding NAD(+) diphosphatase, whose product MTKSIFDLRSPHPEPSTLVAFAENHLDRQSEHRPDDCVEVASRHPGAHFLAFSGAKLIVKHDEKIIDPLFAPYELEGLEPTLDEAILLGYLPNGEPRLAVPSGLTEETLPEPFKIADARTLYRQQMLPEELLGQFAQGSSLIVWNANNRFCGRCGGPMDGAAGGYRRVCTACNHMVFPRTDPVVIMLTIDLERDLCLLGRSPHFPSGMYSCLAGFVEPGETIESAVRRETQEESGIRIGRVRYHASQPWPLPHSLMIGCYAEAKSTVIKRDEQELEDVRWFTRAETEAMLERTTGVADTGDEHIPPPKGAIAHQLMRDWLAWPERT is encoded by the coding sequence ATGACGAAATCGATCTTTGACCTTCGAAGCCCGCATCCGGAACCGAGCACACTCGTCGCCTTTGCGGAAAATCACCTGGACCGCCAATCCGAGCACCGTCCCGACGATTGCGTCGAGGTGGCGTCGAGGCATCCGGGCGCACATTTCCTCGCCTTTTCCGGCGCGAAGCTGATCGTCAAGCACGACGAGAAGATCATCGACCCGCTCTTCGCACCCTACGAGCTCGAGGGCCTCGAACCGACGCTCGACGAGGCGATCCTGCTCGGCTATCTGCCGAACGGGGAGCCGCGGCTTGCCGTACCGTCGGGGCTTACGGAAGAGACCCTGCCCGAGCCGTTCAAGATCGCCGACGCGCGAACGCTCTACCGTCAGCAGATGCTGCCGGAGGAATTGCTCGGCCAGTTTGCACAAGGCTCCAGCCTGATCGTTTGGAACGCCAACAACCGGTTCTGCGGCCGCTGTGGCGGGCCGATGGACGGCGCGGCGGGCGGTTACCGGCGCGTGTGCACCGCCTGCAACCACATGGTCTTTCCACGCACCGACCCGGTCGTCATCATGCTGACGATCGATCTCGAGCGCGATCTCTGCCTGCTCGGCCGCAGCCCGCATTTTCCGTCGGGCATGTACTCCTGCCTCGCCGGCTTCGTCGAACCGGGCGAGACGATCGAAAGCGCCGTGCGCCGGGAAACCCAGGAGGAATCGGGTATCCGCATCGGCCGGGTCCGCTATCATGCCTCGCAGCCCTGGCCGTTGCCGCATTCGCTGATGATCGGCTGCTACGCCGAGGCCAAATCGACCGTCATCAAGCGCGACGAACAGGAACTCGAAGACGTCCGCTGGTTCACGCGCGCGGAGACCGAGGCGATGCTGGAACGCACGACCGGCGTCGCCGACACCGGTGACGAACACATTCCGCCTCCGAAGGGGGCGATCGCCCACCAGTTGATGCGCGACTGGCTGGCCTGGCCCGAGCGGACCTGA